In a single window of the Streptomyces sp. NBC_00353 genome:
- a CDS encoding cupin domain-containing protein — MSAEHAHLPPGVEVITTLPEAAARIPAGAEARTIRITLPPGDPGAPPHRHPGPLFGYVTQGEILFELEGQPPRVLRAGDALFEPGGDVIHYRGANNLSDAQSQLVVTMFAPPGTPVLTVVSAEELAERRHRRVTQS, encoded by the coding sequence ATGAGCGCTGAGCATGCACACCTGCCCCCGGGCGTCGAGGTGATCACGACCCTGCCGGAGGCGGCGGCCCGGATCCCGGCTGGCGCCGAGGCCAGAACCATCCGGATTACCCTGCCGCCCGGTGACCCCGGCGCGCCGCCGCACCGGCACCCCGGGCCGCTCTTCGGCTACGTGACCCAGGGTGAGATTCTCTTCGAGCTGGAGGGGCAGCCGCCCCGGGTGCTCAGGGCCGGTGACGCCCTGTTCGAGCCCGGGGGCGACGTGATCCACTACCGGGGCGCCAACAACCTTTCGGACGCGCAGTCGCAGCTGGTGGTAACCATGTTCGCGCCGCCGGGTACCCCGGTTCTGACCGTGGTCAGCGCGGAGGAGCTGGCCGAACGACGACACCGACGGGTTACCCAGTCATGA
- a CDS encoding GMC family oxidoreductase, whose protein sequence is MASVTEFDYLVVGAGSAGCVVAARLSEDSDARVLLLEAGGSQPLEAMAIPPAWPTLLGSSADWADETVPQTTAGLRVPWPRGRGLGGSSSINAMNFLRGHHTSYDSWNEAGVEGWGYDDLLPYFKRSEDLTGVAGRNATVRGLDGPLRVGPAVERHPVARAFLAATLEAGYTEAEDLSGGLQEGFGWTDLSIADGTRQDGVTAYLGPAMDRPNLHVVTDALVYRVALDGDRCTGVEYSTEGDSVTVRCSGEVVLCAGAVGSPQLLMLSGIGPQDHLSQVGITTAVHLPGVGANLQDHAISGIVYQSARPVPATVNNHGEMQGLIRSSARTTGPDLQLTIVDVPLREDSLPGPDIGRGYTIMVALMTPFSHGTTRLAGPTPGASPIIDPRYYSDDRDIDRMIHGLRVAREIGSAPALAHWRGNEALPGPDVHDDEGLRAYLFRNLRSYSHYAGTCRIGVDETAVVDPALRVRGVSGLRVADASVMPSVISANTNATVYAIAERAAELMRTTHRSGTRGSP, encoded by the coding sequence GTGGCATCCGTAACCGAGTTCGACTACCTGGTCGTCGGAGCCGGATCTGCTGGATGCGTGGTCGCTGCGCGTCTGTCAGAGGACAGTGACGCGCGGGTGTTGCTGCTGGAGGCAGGCGGAAGCCAGCCTCTGGAAGCCATGGCGATTCCGCCCGCCTGGCCAACCCTGCTGGGGTCATCGGCGGATTGGGCAGATGAAACGGTGCCGCAGACCACAGCCGGCCTCAGAGTGCCGTGGCCCCGTGGTCGCGGCCTGGGTGGATCGTCGTCGATCAACGCGATGAACTTCCTGCGTGGTCACCACACCAGCTACGACAGCTGGAACGAGGCCGGTGTGGAGGGCTGGGGCTACGACGATCTTCTCCCGTACTTCAAGCGGAGCGAGGATCTCACGGGTGTCGCGGGCCGTAACGCCACGGTACGTGGGCTGGACGGACCGTTGAGGGTGGGCCCCGCTGTCGAACGTCATCCGGTGGCCCGGGCATTTCTGGCGGCAACGCTGGAGGCCGGGTATACCGAGGCGGAGGATCTCTCCGGTGGACTTCAGGAGGGGTTCGGCTGGACTGATTTGAGCATTGCCGACGGCACGCGGCAGGACGGCGTCACGGCCTACCTCGGGCCGGCGATGGACCGTCCCAACCTTCACGTTGTGACCGACGCCCTCGTGTACCGGGTGGCGCTGGACGGCGACCGTTGCACGGGCGTGGAGTACAGCACGGAGGGCGACAGCGTGACCGTGCGGTGCTCCGGAGAAGTCGTTCTGTGCGCCGGAGCGGTGGGGTCACCCCAGCTGTTGATGCTGTCCGGCATTGGGCCGCAGGACCACCTCAGCCAGGTCGGCATCACCACCGCGGTGCACCTGCCCGGCGTCGGCGCCAACCTTCAAGATCATGCGATCTCCGGCATCGTGTATCAGTCCGCGCGCCCCGTCCCCGCCACAGTGAACAACCACGGCGAGATGCAGGGCCTGATCCGCAGCAGCGCACGGACCACTGGTCCTGACCTGCAGCTCACGATTGTGGATGTCCCCCTGCGGGAGGACAGCTTACCCGGTCCCGACATCGGGCGGGGGTACACAATCATGGTCGCCCTCATGACCCCCTTCAGCCACGGCACGACACGCCTCGCGGGCCCCACACCGGGTGCGTCCCCGATCATCGACCCCCGCTACTACAGCGACGACCGGGATATCGATCGCATGATCCATGGCCTGCGGGTGGCCCGCGAGATCGGAAGCGCTCCCGCACTCGCCCACTGGCGGGGGAATGAGGCTCTCCCGGGCCCGGACGTCCACGATGACGAAGGACTGCGCGCCTACCTCTTCAGGAATCTCCGCTCCTACAGCCACTACGCCGGCACATGCCGGATCGGTGTCGATGAGACGGCTGTGGTTGACCCTGCCCTGCGTGTACGCGGTGTGAGCGGACTGCGTGTGGCGGACGCCTCGGTAATGCCCTCCGTCATCTCCGCCAACACCAACGCCACTGTCTATGCGATCGCCGAACGAGCAGCAGAGCTCATGCGCACCACCCACCGATCTGGAACCCGTGGTTCACCGTGA
- a CDS encoding SRPBCC family protein gives MTTTDQVVLERRIAARPQTVFSFFTDREKWLSWMGRDGEFSFTPGGAYRTGVNAHCDAVGQFLAVDPYHRVVFTWGYEDGAKSVPPGASTVEVTLAPDGEGTLLTLFHRDLPTEACAPHFEGWTHYLDRLVERAEGGDPGPDKWLEPHASVPH, from the coding sequence ATGACGACGACCGACCAGGTGGTGCTGGAGCGGCGGATCGCCGCCCGCCCGCAGACAGTGTTCTCGTTCTTCACCGACCGGGAGAAGTGGCTCTCCTGGATGGGCCGGGACGGCGAGTTCTCCTTCACCCCAGGCGGGGCGTACCGGACCGGCGTCAACGCCCACTGCGACGCCGTCGGGCAATTCCTGGCCGTGGACCCGTACCACCGGGTGGTCTTCACCTGGGGCTACGAGGACGGCGCCAAGTCGGTGCCGCCAGGCGCCAGCACGGTCGAGGTGACCTTGGCCCCTGACGGCGAGGGCACCCTGCTCACCCTATTCCACCGCGACCTGCCCACCGAGGCCTGCGCCCCGCACTTCGAGGGCTGGACCCACTACCTGGACCGCCTGGTCGAGCGCGCCGAGGGCGGAGACCCGGGGCCGGACAAGTGGCTGGAGCCGCATGCCTCTGTTCCGCACTGA
- a CDS encoding ArsR/SmtB family transcription factor, whose product MEAVQAIAEPRRREILRLVWDDELCAGDIAERFEVTFGAVSQHLKVLRDAGLVTLRQEGRKRYYRADREAMGPMAAYLQSMWADKLDVLAELAEAAESTEAAERAEKSKGSGA is encoded by the coding sequence GTGGAAGCGGTCCAAGCGATAGCCGAACCCCGCCGGCGCGAGATCCTGCGGCTGGTCTGGGACGACGAGCTGTGCGCGGGCGACATCGCCGAGCGGTTCGAGGTGACATTCGGCGCGGTCTCCCAGCACCTGAAGGTGCTGCGCGACGCGGGCCTGGTCACGTTGCGCCAGGAGGGCCGCAAGCGGTACTACCGGGCCGACCGGGAGGCGATGGGACCGATGGCGGCCTACCTGCAGTCGATGTGGGCCGACAAGCTGGACGTACTCGCCGAACTGGCGGAAGCGGCAGAGTCAACGGAAGCGGCCGAACGGGCCGAGAAGTCGAAGGGGAGCGGCGCATGA
- a CDS encoding TIGR03086 family metal-binding protein, which yields MQTALAEFATLFARAAEAIPADRLSAATPCAQYTVAELFAHLGGVLPDSELAAAKLPRTGEPTPLTEPAAVAASAERAVAAWLKPEAMTGETQFGPGTYPASLAAGITLQELALHGWDLARATGQPFVVGEEAGTVLLGVVEQIADQARANGGYGQAVTAPTDASAFDRALALSGRNPGWIG from the coding sequence ATGCAGACCGCACTGGCCGAGTTCGCCACCCTGTTCGCCCGCGCCGCTGAGGCCATCCCGGCCGACCGTCTCAGCGCCGCCACCCCGTGCGCGCAGTACACCGTCGCCGAGCTGTTCGCCCACCTCGGCGGCGTGCTCCCTGACTCCGAGCTTGCGGCCGCCAAGCTCCCCCGCACCGGCGAGCCCACCCCCCTCACCGAGCCCGCCGCGGTGGCGGCCAGCGCCGAACGCGCGGTCGCGGCCTGGCTGAAGCCGGAGGCGATGACCGGCGAGACCCAGTTCGGCCCCGGCACCTACCCCGCGAGCCTCGCCGCCGGCATCACCCTGCAGGAGCTCGCCCTGCACGGCTGGGACCTGGCCCGCGCCACCGGTCAGCCCTTCGTGGTCGGCGAGGAAGCGGGCACCGTACTGCTCGGCGTGGTCGAGCAGATCGCCGACCAGGCCCGCGCCAACGGCGGCTACGGCCAGGCCGTCACCGCACCGACCGACGCCTCCGCCTTCGACCGCGCGCTCGCCCTCAGTGGCCGCAACCCGGGCTGGATCGGCTGA
- a CDS encoding NAD(P)H-dependent flavin oxidoreductase — protein MLQTRFTDMFGLAHPVMSAPMALHSGGTLAAAVSAAGGLGCFGGTHPWKGPDWIRAEIATIRATTDRPFGVGFITPFLPFTEPLFDATLEERPQVVALSFADPQPWLARAKDAGARVMCQVQSYKDAEAAVAAGADVLVAQGNEAGGHTGMMGLLPFLTGIVRRYPDVPVLAAGGIGDGRTLAAVLTAGADGAWLGTAFLATPEAVEVHDVHKRLIVESDGGDTVWTRAYDIVSGLPWPNGIGERVRRNRFTVEWSERESTLRDRAEEFRPVEGANPFEAPPDPDTSEILYGQSASFVDGVRPAADVVRAISGEAEAILGSRPCSLLGRPTA, from the coding sequence ATGTTGCAGACGAGATTCACCGATATGTTCGGGCTTGCCCATCCGGTGATGTCGGCCCCCATGGCCCTGCACAGCGGTGGGACACTCGCTGCCGCGGTCTCCGCCGCCGGCGGGCTCGGCTGTTTCGGGGGTACGCATCCCTGGAAGGGGCCTGACTGGATCCGGGCGGAGATCGCGACCATCCGTGCCACGACGGACCGGCCGTTCGGAGTCGGCTTCATTACGCCGTTCCTCCCTTTCACCGAGCCGCTGTTCGACGCCACGCTTGAGGAGCGGCCACAGGTCGTCGCATTGTCGTTCGCCGATCCGCAGCCGTGGCTTGCCCGGGCCAAGGACGCGGGAGCCCGGGTGATGTGCCAGGTCCAGAGCTACAAGGACGCGGAGGCCGCGGTTGCGGCAGGGGCCGATGTCCTCGTGGCGCAGGGCAACGAGGCCGGCGGTCACACCGGGATGATGGGCCTGCTGCCGTTCCTGACTGGGATCGTGCGGAGGTACCCCGATGTCCCGGTGCTGGCCGCGGGCGGCATTGGCGACGGACGAACGCTCGCGGCCGTCCTCACCGCCGGAGCGGACGGGGCCTGGCTGGGCACGGCATTCCTTGCCACACCCGAGGCGGTCGAGGTGCACGACGTCCACAAGCGCCTGATTGTCGAGAGCGACGGCGGCGACACCGTGTGGACACGGGCCTACGACATCGTGTCAGGACTGCCTTGGCCGAACGGTATTGGCGAACGCGTCCGCCGCAACCGCTTCACCGTCGAGTGGTCGGAGCGCGAATCAACGCTGCGGGACCGCGCGGAGGAATTCAGGCCTGTGGAAGGTGCCAACCCGTTCGAGGCCCCGCCCGACCCCGATACGAGCGAGATTCTTTACGGCCAGTCGGCGTCCTTCGTCGATGGGGTGCGTCCGGCCGCTGACGTGGTCCGCGCGATCAGCGGCGAGGCCGAAGCGATCCTGGGCTCACGGCCTTGTTCGCTGCTCGGCCGACCGACAGCCTGA
- a CDS encoding HIT family protein, protein MIEDSGVNDGCLACDLMVGKAPLPGGNVLRTESWVVEHCVGPLGLGTVVVKPARHVVHVAELTAQESSELGPLVQRVSAAVTEVMAPEQVYVCLWSHAAGVPGHIHFVVQPAGKEDMARFDAFGPALQVAMGEAGCFPEAAEIERVCERLREALG, encoded by the coding sequence GTGATTGAGGATTCCGGTGTGAATGACGGGTGTCTGGCGTGCGACCTCATGGTTGGCAAGGCTCCGCTGCCGGGTGGAAACGTTCTGCGAACTGAGTCCTGGGTTGTCGAGCACTGTGTCGGTCCGCTTGGTCTGGGCACCGTTGTGGTCAAGCCGGCTCGGCATGTGGTGCACGTCGCCGAGTTGACGGCGCAGGAGTCGAGCGAGCTGGGGCCTCTGGTGCAGAGGGTGAGCGCCGCAGTCACCGAGGTGATGGCCCCAGAGCAGGTGTATGTGTGCCTGTGGTCGCATGCTGCCGGGGTTCCCGGCCACATCCATTTCGTCGTGCAGCCCGCTGGAAAAGAGGACATGGCCAGGTTCGACGCATTCGGTCCCGCGCTGCAGGTGGCTATGGGCGAGGCGGGTTGTTTCCCCGAGGCAGCGGAGATCGAGCGGGTCTGTGAACGGTTGAGGGAAGCCCTCGGTTGA
- a CDS encoding VOC family protein, which translates to MERVLGIGGYFMRAADPASLGAWYRECLGLDADENGLWRQEAGPTVFATFESETDYFGSRTQRTMLNFRVRDLDAMLTQLRAKGADVAKETQDMEGVGRFGWVTDPEGNRIELWQPA; encoded by the coding sequence ATGGAACGTGTGCTTGGAATCGGTGGATACTTCATGCGGGCCGCCGACCCGGCGTCCCTCGGCGCGTGGTATCGCGAGTGCCTGGGTCTGGACGCCGATGAGAACGGCCTGTGGCGTCAGGAAGCCGGGCCGACGGTGTTCGCGACGTTCGAGTCCGAGACCGACTACTTCGGGTCCCGCACCCAGCGAACCATGCTCAACTTCCGGGTCCGCGACCTGGATGCGATGCTCACGCAATTGCGCGCCAAGGGAGCCGACGTGGCCAAAGAAACGCAGGACATGGAGGGTGTCGGACGATTCGGCTGGGTCACCGATCCTGAGGGCAATCGGATCGAGCTGTGGCAACCCGCCTGA